The following coding sequences lie in one Candidatus Phytoplasma solani genomic window:
- the dnaB gene encoding replicative DNA helicase produces MIEAERALLGTLLLNPEKIDAVKNLLETRNFNETKHRYIFEAMKHLKKLNREIDYVSISSTLETNNNLYKIGGMDYLIELAEMTPSTQHLETYIDLIKENSLKTDLLDLIKHLPVELSKTKNIHNYLQTVKKQVEGFIQNTKSPFISTKTLIPSLRQNIITDNEDNQLIGIKTGFDNLDELISGFKNKQLIILGARTGMGKTAFMLNLVTNITQIFHKNQKNQTAVIFSLEMTAEELGIRMLSSTSQIPLNKLQRKILNKEDRFELAKAEFELTKLNILIDDDRNNKIEDIKNKCRQMKYTKGLDVVFIDYLHLLKEDQNFNTYQATAVISRELKKLASELNISIIALSQMNRATNLREVKAPQLSDLRDSGTIEQDADVVMFLHRESYYQKPDNNPHTNLIIAKNRSGQLGECNFNFYKQIQKFEVLK; encoded by the coding sequence ATGATTGAAGCCGAACGTGCCTTATTAGGTACTTTGCTTTTAAACCCAGAAAAAATTGATGCTGTTAAAAATTTGCTTGAAACTCGAAACTTTAATGAAACCAAACATCGATATATATTCGAGGCAATGAAACACCTCAAAAAACTAAATCGCGAGATTGATTACGTTTCTATTAGTTCTACTTTAGAAACTAATAATAATTTATATAAAATAGGAGGAATGGACTATTTAATTGAATTAGCCGAAATGACGCCTTCAACTCAACATTTAGAAACCTATATTGATTTAATCAAAGAAAACAGCCTTAAAACTGATTTATTAGATTTAATCAAACATTTACCTGTTGAATTATCAAAAACTAAAAATATTCATAATTATTTACAAACAGTAAAAAAACAAGTTGAGGGATTTATCCAAAATACTAAATCACCTTTTATTTCTACAAAAACCTTAATCCCTTCCCTTCGCCAAAATATTATTACTGATAACGAAGATAACCAACTTATAGGAATCAAAACAGGTTTTGATAACCTTGATGAATTAATTTCTGGGTTTAAAAATAAACAATTAATTATTTTAGGCGCAAGAACTGGAATGGGTAAAACCGCTTTTATGTTAAATCTAGTTACAAACATTACACAAATATTTCATAAAAACCAAAAAAACCAAACCGCAGTAATTTTTAGTTTAGAAATGACAGCAGAAGAATTGGGTATTAGGATGCTTTCATCAACATCACAAATCCCTTTAAATAAACTTCAACGCAAAATATTAAATAAAGAAGATAGATTTGAATTGGCTAAGGCAGAGTTTGAGTTAACTAAATTAAATATTTTAATTGATGACGATAGAAATAACAAAATTGAAGATATTAAAAACAAATGTCGCCAAATGAAATACACCAAAGGACTTGATGTTGTTTTTATTGATTACCTCCATTTATTAAAAGAAGACCAAAATTTTAATACCTATCAAGCAACAGCCGTGATTTCACGCGAACTCAAAAAACTAGCAAGTGAACTAAATATTTCAATTATAGCTTTAAGTCAAATGAATCGCGCTACCAACCTTAGAGAAGTCAAAGCGCCTCAATTATCGGATTTAAGAGATTCAGGTACTATCGAACAAGATGCTGATGTTGTAATGTTTTTACATCGTGAAAGTTATTATCAAAAACCAGATAACAATCCACATACTAACTTAATTATCGCCAAAAACCGCAGCGGACAATTAGGAGAATGTAATTTCAATTTTTATAAACAAATTCAAAAATTTGAAGTTTTAAAATAA
- a CDS encoding HU family DNA-binding protein has protein sequence MTKKELIRKIAEVNETSITKTEEFYNSFEFALNEAITTYEEVVLSPQIGKFILKSRKAHIGRNPKTGKKLKIPAKTVVTFKPSKTIKDAVKKLELN, from the coding sequence ATGACAAAAAAAGAATTAATTAGAAAAATAGCTGAAGTAAATGAAACCTCAATCACAAAAACTGAGGAATTTTATAACTCATTTGAATTTGCTTTGAATGAGGCAATCACTACTTATGAAGAAGTAGTTTTATCACCTCAAATTGGCAAATTCATCTTAAAATCAAGAAAAGCCCACATAGGAAGAAATCCTAAAACTGGAAAAAAACTAAAAATACCTGCCAAAACAGTAGTAACTTTCAAACCATCTAAAACCATCAAAGATGCAGTTAAAAAACTAGAATTAAATTAA
- the tmk gene encoding dTMP kinase has protein sequence MTNKLIVFEGLDGSGKTTLIKQLKKYLKNQHKKVILCQGLGSSSIGKQIRNLFLNQSNLSPNTRFLLSLTNMLQTQEELIIPGLLKSYIVLVDRWYDSTFAYQSDDINLDYGDKMLTSKIINHFLIKPNLTIYLDINPKIGLKRKQIQTNHKLDPIEQKPLIYFQNVRKNYLNQHKYCNNPNCKQENCNSFLINATQSKNKILKQIIKILTIKQIF, from the coding sequence ATGACAAATAAATTAATCGTTTTTGAAGGCTTAGATGGCAGCGGAAAAACTACTTTAATTAAACAATTAAAAAAATATTTAAAAAATCAACACAAAAAAGTAATTTTGTGTCAAGGGTTAGGAAGCTCTTCAATCGGTAAACAAATTAGAAATTTATTTTTAAATCAATCAAATTTATCACCTAATACTAGATTTTTACTTAGTTTAACTAATATGCTCCAAACCCAAGAAGAGCTCATTATTCCTGGTTTATTAAAAAGTTATATTGTTTTAGTTGACCGTTGGTATGATTCTACTTTTGCTTATCAAAGTGACGATATAAACCTTGATTATGGCGACAAAATGTTAACTTCAAAAATTATAAATCATTTTTTAATCAAACCTAATTTAACCATATATCTAGATATCAACCCAAAAATAGGATTAAAAAGAAAACAAATTCAAACCAATCACAAATTAGACCCAATCGAACAAAAACCCTTAATTTATTTTCAAAATGTTCGCAAAAATTACTTAAACCAACACAAATACTGTAATAATCCAAATTGCAAACAAGAAAATTGCAATAGTTTTTTAATTAATGCAACACAATCTAAAAATAAAATTTTAAAACAAATAATTAAAATTTTAACCATTAAACAAATATTCTAA
- a CDS encoding DUF2963 domain-containing protein, whose translation MKNIIKETTDKYGYRVVVELNQNNQLIKQTQYNPDGKTIWYINEYDPQTGHPTKQTEFKSDGQTIDYIEEFNPETGNKIKKTEFHPDGVGIDWIEEYDPQTGNKTKQTEFKSDGQTIDYIEEFNPETGKIIKDIFYNPDGSIRSIEEYDEDDDDHECNCEYCDQ comes from the coding sequence ATGAAAAATATAATCAAAGAAACTACTGACAAATACGGATATAGAGTTGTTGTTGAACTTAACCAAAACAACCAACTAATCAAACAAACCCAATACAACCCCGACGGCAAAACAATTTGGTACATCAACGAATACGACCCACAAACAGGACACCCAACCAAACAAACCGAATTCAAATCCGACGGCCAAACAATTGATTACATCGAAGAATTCAACCCCGAAACTGGTAATAAAATCAAAAAAACTGAATTCCACCCCGACGGCGTAGGAATTGATTGGATTGAAGAATACGACCCTCAAACTGGCAATAAAACCAAACAAACCGAATTCAAATCCGACGGCCAAACAATTGATTACATCGAAGAATTCAACCCCGAAACTGGCAAAATTATCAAAGACATCTTTTACAACCCCGATGGCTCAATTAGATCTATTGAAGAATATGATGAAGATGATGACGACCACGAATGCAATTGTGAATATTGCGATCAATAA
- a CDS encoding amino acid ABC transporter ATP-binding protein: protein MHNIFEIKNLQKSFGNRIILKDINLNIKKNETITIIGSSGAGKSSLLRCLNLLEETDAGAILFNGDNILDSQYNPTVLRRQVGMVFQHFNLFEHKNVLKNCSLALTEVLGKSQTEAETIAATHLKAVGLEEIMTQNIQTLSGGQKQRVAIARALCMSPSVILFDEPTASLDPQLTKEVLDIMTALTKEAITIVLVTHEIAFAQKISDRIVFMADGVILEEGTPQQILHAPKNKKLQAFLKEASFSK, encoded by the coding sequence ATGCATAATATTTTTGAAATTAAAAACCTTCAAAAAAGTTTTGGTAATCGCATTATTTTAAAAGATATTAACTTAAACATCAAAAAAAACGAAACCATTACTATTATAGGATCTTCTGGGGCGGGCAAATCGTCTCTCCTTAGGTGTCTAAATTTATTAGAAGAAACTGATGCAGGGGCTATTTTATTTAACGGCGATAATATCTTAGACTCACAATACAACCCGACTGTATTACGCCGTCAAGTAGGTATGGTTTTCCAACATTTCAATCTTTTTGAACATAAAAACGTTTTAAAAAATTGTAGTTTAGCATTGACCGAAGTTTTAGGGAAATCTCAAACCGAAGCAGAAACAATTGCAGCCACACACTTAAAAGCTGTTGGCTTAGAAGAGATAATGACACAAAACATTCAAACTCTTTCAGGCGGCCAAAAACAACGAGTTGCTATTGCAAGAGCTTTATGTATGAGTCCTTCTGTGATTTTATTCGATGAACCAACCGCTTCCTTAGACCCTCAACTAACTAAAGAAGTGCTTGATATCATGACTGCTTTAACCAAAGAAGCTATCACTATTGTTTTAGTCACTCACGAAATCGCTTTTGCCCAAAAAATATCTGATCGCATTGTTTTTATGGCTGATGGCGTGATTTTAGAAGAAGGAACGCCACAACAAATTCTTCATGCTCCCAAAAACAAAAAACTTCAAGCTTTTCTTAAAGAAGCGTCTTTTAGTAAGTAA
- a CDS encoding DUF2963 domain-containing protein — protein sequence MKLKNPSLPIFVIAIYSVLSAFFLFKIINYFELSAKAIFHITIFAILLQNILFFILISINPNQRTTKTTKKQYINKYGRKKIHYQHDGTTIDYINEYDKVTSELVKTTKFRSDGVRIDWIAERDPQTGNRIKDTYFNPDGVGIELILEYDPKTGNKIKKTEFHPDGVRIHSIIEYDPQTGIKIKDFSFQKDGKTIWDICEFDPKTGKFLKTHTQSSKLVKTEQKNINNQIKRRTK from the coding sequence ATGAAATTAAAAAACCCTTCATTACCTATTTTTGTAATCGCCATATACTCCGTATTAAGTGCATTTTTTCTTTTCAAAATAATTAATTATTTTGAATTAAGTGCAAAAGCTATATTCCACATTACAATATTTGCAATTTTGTTACAAAATATTTTATTTTTTATATTAATTTCAATAAACCCAAATCAAAGGACAACGAAAACCACCAAAAAACAATATATCAATAAATATGGACGTAAAAAAATTCATTATCAACATGATGGAACAACGATTGATTATATAAATGAATACGATAAAGTCACTAGTGAACTAGTTAAAACAACTAAATTCCGATCCGACGGCGTAAGAATTGATTGGATTGCAGAACGCGACCCTCAAACTGGTAATCGAATCAAAGACACTTATTTTAACCCCGACGGCGTAGGAATTGAGTTGATCCTAGAATACGACCCTAAAACTGGTAATAAAATCAAAAAAACTGAATTCCACCCCGACGGCGTAAGAATTCATTCTATAATTGAATACGACCCTCAAACTGGCATTAAAATCAAAGACTTCTCATTCCAAAAAGATGGCAAAACAATTTGGGACATCTGCGAATTCGACCCCAAAACAGGAAAATTCCTAAAAACCCACACCCAATCAAGCAAACTTGTCAAAACCGAACAAAAAAATATAAATAACCAAATAAAAAGGAGAACCAAATAA
- a CDS encoding ABC transporter substrate-binding protein/permease, whose translation MKRSHLIIILLYLLTLFFVLWADLDFTIPFNEKKDSKEDLIVGMELEYLPLGYLTSQNNQEDTYPIQGQSGYAVGYDITIAQLLAKNLDRHLVIKKISFDGLIPALQNNEIQLVIAGLSKTKAREKEVAFSEPYCFFEVKMILTKSKEIKELQDLKNLKIGFQNGSSYANSIAKISDFSRPFSSYNDLEISFLANDIDGFIAESFLADFFLNQFDNKGKTIPSINTEITQQLLEQNNSELLQSRFALNQKNQTLLQKVNEALKNIKINKDFSNKLLEEAIQKASQNHNDNHKNLWDVFKQYRSLYLQGLMMTFKMACLGTMGAFFLALLLVYAKGLPKRKLKKDIWRQYFHKYLKLIIDAYIFTIKSIPMMVQAMLFYYGLKSTGYFGWLTPFQGGLIVISFNSAAYLAETMLKNLQFFDPGQIEAGLALGMTDKQIFKKVVLPQVIHTSLLRIYNEFINNTKDSCVFGVIGVFELVNATSQIRGAILNINVFFIPIIIYLFLTAIAFYGLKKLEKRQALKR comes from the coding sequence ATGAAACGAAGTCATTTAATTATCATTTTACTTTATTTATTAACGTTGTTCTTCGTTTTATGGGCTGATCTTGATTTTACAATCCCTTTTAATGAAAAAAAAGATTCAAAAGAAGATTTAATTGTTGGTATGGAGCTAGAATATTTGCCTTTAGGTTATTTAACAAGCCAAAACAATCAAGAAGATACTTATCCGATTCAAGGACAAAGTGGCTATGCGGTGGGTTATGATATTACTATTGCCCAACTGTTAGCTAAAAATCTAGACCGTCATTTGGTGATTAAAAAGATTAGTTTTGATGGTTTGATTCCGGCTTTACAAAATAACGAAATACAATTAGTGATTGCAGGACTTTCCAAAACGAAAGCACGCGAAAAAGAGGTTGCCTTTTCTGAACCTTATTGTTTTTTTGAAGTTAAAATGATTTTAACCAAGTCAAAAGAAATTAAAGAATTACAGGATTTAAAAAATTTGAAAATTGGTTTTCAAAATGGTTCTTCTTATGCCAACAGTATTGCTAAAATAAGTGATTTTAGTAGACCTTTTTCAAGTTATAACGACTTAGAGATCTCTTTTTTAGCTAATGACATCGATGGATTTATCGCCGAATCTTTTCTGGCTGACTTTTTTTTAAACCAATTTGACAACAAAGGAAAGACAATTCCAAGCATAAACACAGAAATAACCCAACAATTATTAGAACAAAATAACAGCGAATTATTGCAATCTCGCTTTGCTTTGAATCAAAAAAATCAAACTCTTTTACAAAAGGTCAATGAAGCTTTGAAAAATATAAAAATAAACAAAGATTTTTCAAACAAATTATTGGAAGAAGCCATCCAAAAAGCATCGCAAAACCACAATGATAATCACAAAAACTTATGGGACGTATTTAAACAATATAGATCATTGTATTTGCAAGGTTTAATGATGACCTTTAAAATGGCTTGCTTAGGGACTATGGGGGCTTTTTTTCTGGCCTTGTTGTTGGTCTATGCCAAGGGATTGCCTAAAAGAAAACTTAAAAAAGACATTTGGCGACAATATTTTCATAAATATTTAAAATTAATTATCGATGCTTATATTTTTACTATTAAAAGTATACCGATGATGGTTCAAGCGATGCTTTTTTATTACGGTCTGAAAAGCACTGGGTACTTTGGTTGGTTGACGCCTTTTCAAGGAGGCTTGATTGTAATTTCTTTTAACTCTGCTGCTTATCTGGCAGAAACGATGTTAAAAAATCTGCAATTCTTTGACCCTGGTCAAATCGAAGCTGGTTTGGCTTTGGGGATGACTGACAAACAAATCTTTAAAAAAGTGGTTTTGCCGCAGGTGATACACACTTCTTTATTACGTATTTACAACGAATTTATCAACAATACCAAAGATAGTTGTGTGTTTGGGGTAATTGGAGTGTTTGAACTTGTTAATGCAACTTCTCAAATTAGAGGAGCGATCTTGAATATCAATGTTTTTTTCATCCCTATAATCATTTATCTGTTTTTAACCGCCATAGCTTTTTATGGTTTAAAAAAACTAGAAAAAAGACAAGCACTAAAAAGATAA